Below is a genomic region from Neorhizobium galegae.
CGGAAACCTCGCGATATTCCCGCTTCGGCGGCACGTAGTTGACCGGACGTATCGGGCTCTTGATCTCGTCGGTGGACATGTTGCGCTTGATGCGGCGGCGGGACGGATCCGGGACCGGCACCGCCGACATCAGCTTCCTCGTATAAGGATGCTGCGGGTTTTCGAACACCGCGGCGCGCGGGCCGATCTCGACGATCTCGCCGAGATACATGACCGCCACCCGATGACTGACGCGCTCGACGACGGCCATGTCATGGGAAATGAACAGGAAAGCCAGGTTGAGGCTTTGTTGCAGGTCGAGAAGCAGGTTGCAGACCTGCGCCTTGATCGACACGTCGAGCGCCGAGACCGCTTCGTCGGCGACAATGATCTTCGGGTCGAGCATCAGGGCGCGGGCGATCGCGATGCGTTGGCGCTGGCCGCCGGAAAACTCGTGCGGGAAACGCTTCATCATGTCGGCGGAAAGGCCGACCTTCTCCAGCAGGCTGGCGGCCTTGTCGCGGGCCTGGTTCTTGGTGCCGAGGCCGTGCTCCACGTAGGGCTCCATGACCGCCGAGCCGATGCTCATGCGCGGGTTCAATGAGGCGAACGGATCCTGGAAGACCATCTGGATCGACCGGCGCATCAGGCGCAGCGTCGGCGGGTCGAGATTCATCACCTCATAGCCGTCGAGCGTAACCTCACCGCTGGTCGGCGTGATCAGGCGGGTGACGGAACGGCCGGTGGTCGACTTGCCGCAGCCCGATTCGCCGACGAGCGACAGCGTCTCGCCCGGGAAAAGATTGAAGGAGACCTTTTCGACCGCATGCACGGCGCCGGACTTGCGGCCGAACAGGCCCGAATGAATGTCGAAGCGGGTCGTCAGGTCCCTGACGTCCAATATCGGCGTCTTGCCCTTGCCGACCGTGTCGGTGACATCGGCGAGCGGCTGTTGTTCGCCGGTCTTCACGTCGATGATCGGGAAACGCAGCGGCAGCTTGCGGTCGCCCATCGAACCGAGCCGCGGCACGGCGGAGAGAAGCGCGCGGGTATAGGGATGCTGGCCGCGGTGGAAAATGTCGCTGGTCTCGCCGGTCTCCACCGCATCGCCGCGATACATGACGATCGTGCGGTCGGCAACCTCGGCCACCACGCCCATGTCGTGCGTGATGAACAGGACCGACATGCCCTCCTCTTCCTGCAGCACCTTGATGAGATCGAGGATCTGGCCCTGGATTGTCACGTCGAGCGCAGTGGTCGGTTCGTCGGCGATCAGCAGCTTCGGTCTCGCCGCGAGCGCCATGGCGATCATTACGCGCTGGCGCATGCCGCCCGAGAACTGGTGCGGATATTCGTCGAATCGTGACGACGCATTGGGAATGCGCACCTTTTCGAGCAGGCGGATGACTTCGGCCTTGGCATCGGCATTGCTGATGTCCGTATGGACGGTCAGCGCCTCGGCGATCTGCTTGCCGATCGGGAAGATCGGGTTGAGCGAGGTCATCGGCTCCTGGAAGATCATCGAGATGTCTTTGCCGCGCACCCGGCGCATCTGCTCTTCCGGCAGCGACAACAGTTCGCGGCCGTTGAGGAAGACCTGGCCTTCGATCTTGCTCGAATTCTTCGGCAGCAGCCGCATGATCGACAGCGAGGTGACGCTCTTGCCCGAGCCCGACTCGCCGACGATCGCCACCGTCTCGCGCGGTGCCACGTCGAACGAGATGTTGCGCACCACGGTGCGCCATTCGTCGTTCACCCGGAACGAGGTGGAAAGATTGCGGACCGACAGGACCGGGGTCACCGAACCACCGCCCTGTTCCATGGAAGTGCCGGAAAGCAGCATGGAAATCTCCTTCGGATCAGGCTGCGAGCGCGGTTTCGGCGAGCGTGACCCAGTAGCTGACACCAAAGGGAATTGCTTCGTCGTTGAAATCGTAGGCTGCGTTGTGGAGGCTGGCGGTATCGCCATTGCCGATGAAGATGAAGGCGCCGGGGCGCTTCTCCAGCATGTAGGAAAAATCCTCCGCGCCCATATGCGGCGCCATGCCGGTCTGCACCGCCTTGGGACCGGCAACCTTGGCCGCGATCTCGATGGCAAAATCCGTCTCGTTATCGTGGTTGAAAGTGACCGGATAACCGCGGCGATACATGACATCGGCCGTCGCGCCATGGGCGATCGCGGTCGATTGAGCCACTTCGCTCAGGCGCTTCTCGGCAAAATCGCGGGTTTCCGGCAGCAGCGTGCGCACCGTACCTGTCATCTTCACAAAGGCCGGAATGACATTGCTCGCCTCGCCGCCATGGATCGAGGCGACGGTGACGACCAGCGACTTCAGGGGATCGGTCTCGCGCGACACGATCGACTGCAGCGCCAATACGATATGTGAGGACACGAGGATCGGGTCGATCGAATTGTGCGGCTGCGCGGCATGGCTGCCGCGGCCGTGGATGGTGATCTCGAACGTGTCGGCCGCCGCCATGATGCCGCCCTTG
It encodes:
- a CDS encoding ABC transporter ATP-binding protein codes for the protein MLLSGTSMEQGGGSVTPVLSVRNLSTSFRVNDEWRTVVRNISFDVAPRETVAIVGESGSGKSVTSLSIMRLLPKNSSKIEGQVFLNGRELLSLPEEQMRRVRGKDISMIFQEPMTSLNPIFPIGKQIAEALTVHTDISNADAKAEVIRLLEKVRIPNASSRFDEYPHQFSGGMRQRVMIAMALAARPKLLIADEPTTALDVTIQGQILDLIKVLQEEEGMSVLFITHDMGVVAEVADRTIVMYRGDAVETGETSDIFHRGQHPYTRALLSAVPRLGSMGDRKLPLRFPIIDVKTGEQQPLADVTDTVGKGKTPILDVRDLTTRFDIHSGLFGRKSGAVHAVEKVSFNLFPGETLSLVGESGCGKSTTGRSVTRLITPTSGEVTLDGYEVMNLDPPTLRLMRRSIQMVFQDPFASLNPRMSIGSAVMEPYVEHGLGTKNQARDKAASLLEKVGLSADMMKRFPHEFSGGQRQRIAIARALMLDPKIIVADEAVSALDVSIKAQVCNLLLDLQQSLNLAFLFISHDMAVVERVSHRVAVMYLGEIVEIGPRAAVFENPQHPYTRKLMSAVPVPDPSRRRIKRNMSTDEIKSPIRPVNYVPPKREYREVSAGHVVQVA
- a CDS encoding M20 aminoacylase family protein produces the protein MPVINRVAEMQDQVAEWRRHLHENPELLYDVHETSKFVAEKLKAFGCDVVETGIGRTGVVGIIKGSQGDGPVIGFRADMDALPILETSGKPWASKTPGKAHSCGHDGHTAMLLGAAQYLSETRNFKGSVAVIFQPAEEGGAGALAMINDGMMEKFGIKEVYGMHNEPRLPVGSFATRKGGIMAAADTFEITIHGRGSHAAQPHNSIDPILVSSHIVLALQSIVSRETDPLKSLVVTVASIHGGEASNVIPAFVKMTGTVRTLLPETRDFAEKRLSEVAQSTAIAHGATADVMYRRGYPVTFNHDNETDFAIEIAAKVAGPKAVQTGMAPHMGAEDFSYMLEKRPGAFIFIGNGDTASLHNAAYDFNDEAIPFGVSYWVTLAETALAA